The following proteins are co-located in the Eptesicus fuscus isolate TK198812 chromosome 9, DD_ASM_mEF_20220401, whole genome shotgun sequence genome:
- the CPTP gene encoding ceramide-1-phosphate transfer protein — protein sequence MDDVESDFNLKVVLVSFKQCLNEEEEVLLEHYLAGWRGLVRFLNSLGAIFSFISKDVVTKLQVMERLCRGPQGDHYRSLQSMVAYEVGTQRVDLERRSRHPDSGCRTVLRLHRALRWLQLFLEGLRTSPEDARTAVLCTDSYNASLAAYHPWIVRRAVTVAFCTLPTRKVFLEAMNVGSTEQAVAMLGEALPFIEHVYDISQKLYAEHALLDLP from the exons ATGGACGACGTGGAGTCGGACTTCAACCTGAAGGTCGTCCTGGTCAGCTTCAAGCAGTGTCTcaacgaggaggaggaggtgctgcTGGAGCACTACCTCGCCGGCTGGAGGGGGCTGGTCAG gtTCCTGAACAGCCTGGGCGCCATCTTCTCCTTCATCTCCAAGGACGTGGTGACGAAGCTGCAGGTGATGGAGCGCCTGTGCCGCGGCCCCCAGGGGGACCACTACCGCAGCCTGCAGTCCATGGTGGCCTACGAGGTGGGCACCCAGAGGGTGGACCTGGAGCGCCGCTCCCGCCACCCGGACTCGGGCTGCCGGACCGTGCTGCGGCTGCACCGGGCGCTGCGCTGGCTGCAGCTCTTCCTGGAGGGTCTGCGCACCAGCCCCGAGGACGCGCGCACCGCCGTGCTCTGCACCGACTCCTACAACGCCTCGCTGGCCGCCTACCACCCCTGGATCGTCCGCCGGGCCGTCACCGTGGCCTTCTGCACGCTGCCCACGCGCAAGGTCTTCCTGGAGGCCATGAATGTGGGGTCCACCGAGCAGGCCGTGGCGATGCTGGGCGAGGCCCTGCCCTTCATCGAGCACGTGTACGACATCTCCCAGAAGCTCTACGCCGAGCACGCCCTGCTGGACCTGCCCTAG
- the TAS1R3 gene encoding taste receptor type 1 member 3 produces MAGLALLGLSALLGLGAGDPLCLSRQLRMRGDYVLGGLFPLGAAEDVGLGPRTQPNTTVCTRLSSLGLLWALAMKMAVEEINRGSALLPGLRLGHDIFDTCSEPVVAMKPSLGFMAAAGSWDIAAYCDYARYQPRVLAVIGPHSTELALITGKLFGFFLMPQVSYGASTDRLSDREAFPSFFRTVPSDRAQVTAVVELLHALQWNWVAAMGSDDEYGRQGLSLFSSLANARGICIAHEGLVPAAGAHGPQLGAVQGLLRQVNQSRVQVVVLFSSARAARALLSFSIRCGLEPKVWVASEAWLTSAQVLSLPGLAQVGTVLGFLHRGAPMPDFPSYVRAHLALAADPAFCASLDAEQPDPEGHVTGPRCPQCDRVSLEDVSAGLLHHQAFSVYAAVYSVAQALHNTLLCNASGCPPRAPVRPWQLLENMHNMSFRARGLPLRFDASGNVDMGYDLKLWVWRDPAPELHTVGSFDGRLQLQLPQMRWHTPGNVRPVSQCSRKCQEGQVRRVKGFHSCCYDCVDCKAGSYRRSPDDLFCTPCGQDQWSPDRSLRCFPRRPRCLAWGQPAVLLLLALLALTLGLVLAALGLFVRHRDSPLVQASGGPRACFGLACLGLVCLSVLLLPGRPSPASCLAQQPLLHLPLTGCLSTLFLRAAEVFVEAELPPSWADQLRGHLRGPRAWLLVLLAVLAEAALCTWYLVAFPPEVVMDWQVLPTEALVHCRVRSWVGFGLVHAVNAVLASLCFLGTFLAHHQPGRLDGARSLTFAMLAYFITWVSFVPLFASVHVAYQPAVQMGASLLCVLGILATFHLPRCYLLLQQPAGNPPEFFQGGGPGSASGPGGGRGGAHDPATSPQCAQT; encoded by the exons ATGGCCGGCCTGGCTCTCCTGGGCCTCTCGGCTCTGCTGGGCCTCGGAGCAGGGGACCCGCTGTGTCTGTCCCGGCAGCTCAGGATGCGGGGGGACTACGTGCTGGGTGGGCTCTTCCCCCTGGGCGCAGCCGAGGACGTGGGTCTCGGCCCCAGGACCCAGCCCAACACCACCGTGTGCACCAG GCTCTCGTCGCTCGGCCTGCTCTGGGCGCTGGCCATGAAGATGGCCGTGGAGGAGATCAACCGGGGGTCCGCCCTGCTGCCGGGCCTGCGCCTGGGCCATGACATCTTCGACACCTGCTCGGAGCCCGTGGTGGCCATGAAGCCCAGCCTGGGGTTCATGGCCGCGGCGGGCAGCTGGGACATCGCCGCCTACTGCGACTACGCGCGGTACCAGCCCCGCGTGCTGGCCGTCATCGGGCCCCACTCCACCGAGCTCGCCCTCATCACCGGCAAGCTCTTCGGCTTCTTCCTCATGCCCCAG GTCAGCTACGGGGCCAGCACGGACCGGCTGAGTGACCGGGAGgccttcccctccttcttccGCACGGTGCCCAGCGACCGCGCCCAGGTGACGGCCGTGGTGGAGCTGCTGCACGCGCTCCAGTGGAACTGGGTGGCCGCCATGGGCAGCGACGACGAGTACGGCCGGCAGGGACTGAGCCTCTTCTCCAGCCTGGCCAACGCCCGGGGCATCTGCATCGCCCACGAGGGCCTGGTGCCGGCGGCCGGCGCCCACGGCCCGCAGCTGGGCGCCGTGCAGGGGCTGCTGCGCCAAGTGAACCAGAGCCGCGTGCAGGTGGTGGTGCTGTTCTCCTCTGCCCGGGCCGCCCGCGCCCTCCTCAGCTTCAGCATCCGCTGCGGGCTCGAACCCAAGGTGTGGGTGGCCAGCGAGGCCTGGCTGACCTCGGCCCAGgtcctgtccctgcccggcctgGCCCAGGTGGGCACAGTGCTGGGCTTCCTGCACCGGGGCGCCCCGATGCCCGACTTCCCGTCCTACGTGCGTGCCCACCTGGCCCTGGCCGCCGACCCCGCCTTCTGCGCCTCGCTGGACGCAGAGCAGCCAGACCCGGAGGGCCACGTGACGGGGCCGCGCTGCCCGCAGTGCGACCGCGTCTCGCTGGAGGATGTGTCTGCCGGCCTCCTGCACCACCAGGCCTTCTCGGTCTACGCGGCCGTGTACAGCGTGGCCCAGGCCCTGCACAACACGCTGCTCTGCAATGCCTCGGGCTGCCCCCCACGGGCACCCGTGAGGCCCTGGCAG ctcCTGGAGAACATGCACAACATGAGCTTCCGGGCGCGTGGCCTGCCGCTGCGGTTTGACGCCAGCGGGAACGTGGACATGGGCTACGACCTGAAGCTCTGGGTGTGGCGGGACCCGGCGCCCGAGCTGCACACAGTGGGCAGCTTCGACGGccgcctgcagctgcagctgcccCAGATGCGCTGGCACACGCCGGGGAACGTG AGGCCTGTGTCCCAGTGCTCCAGGAAGTGCCAGGAGGGCCAGGTGCGCCGGGTGAAGGGGTTCCACTCCTGCTGCTACGACTGCGTGGACTGCAAGGCAGGCAGCTACAGGCGCAGCCCAG ACGACCTCTTCTGCACCCCGTGCGGCCAGGACCAGTGGTCCCCCGACAGGAGCCTGCGCTGCTTCCCCCGCAGGCCCAGgtgcctggcctgggggcagccGGCCGTGCTGCTGCTGCTCGCGCTGCTGGCCCTGACGCTGGGCCTGGTGCTGGCGGCCCTGGGGCTGTTCGTCCGGCACCGGGACAGCCCCCTGGTGCAGGCCTCGGGCGGGCCGCGGGCCtgctttggcctggcctgcctgggccTGGTCTGCCTCAGCGTCCTCCTGCTGCCCGGCCGGCCCAGTCCCGCCAGCTGCCTGGCCCAGCAGCCGCTGCTGCACCTCCCACTCACGGGCTGCCTGAGCACCCTCTTCCTGCGGGCGGCCGAGGTCTTTGTGGAGGCGGAGCTGCCGCCCAGCTGGGCAGACCAGCTGCGCGGGCACCTGCGGGGGCCGCGGGCctggctgctggtgctgctggccgTGCTGGCGGAGGCGGCACTGTGCACCTGGTACCTGGTGGCCTTCCCGCCGGAGGTGGTGATGGACTGGCAGGTGCTACCCACGGAGGCGCTGGTGCACTGCCGCGTGCGCTCCTGGGTgggcttcggcctggtgcacgcCGTCAACGCCGTGCTGGCCTCGCTCTGCTTCCTAGGCACCTTCCTGGCGCACCACCAGCCCGGCCGCCTCGATGGCGCCCGCAGCCTCACCTTCGCCATGCTGGCCTACTTCATCACCTGGGTCTCCTTCGTGCCCCTCTTCGCCAGCGTGCACGTGGCCTACCAGCCCGCCGTGCAGATGGGGGCCAGCCTCCTCTGCGTCCTGGGCATCCTGGCCACCTTCCACCTGCCCAGGTGCTACCTGCTGCTGCAGCAGCCGGCGGGCAACCCCCCCGAGTTCTTCCAGGGAGGGGGTCCTGGCAGTGCCAGCGGGCCGGGCGGCGGCAGGGGCGGAGCCCATGACCCAGCAACCTCGCCCCAGTGCGCCCAGACCTAG